In Carassius auratus strain Wakin chromosome 49, ASM336829v1, whole genome shotgun sequence, one DNA window encodes the following:
- the LOC113065893 gene encoding neuropilin and tolloid-like protein 1 has translation MTSVLYPILFLFFSDPDFKDIGVPKPLPFCEFEMGGPEGIIESQQITKDGKALQTEAVDCKWYIRAPPRSKIYLRILDYEMQNSNECKRNFVAVYDGSSSVEDLRNKFCSTVANDIMLVSGLGVVRMWADEGSRKSRFRILFTTFQEPPCEADTFFCHSNMCINNTLVCNGVQNCVYPWDENHCKEKRKANILDNLNNTNGTIIGVTCCIVLILLVISVIVQIKQPRKKYILRREDYDPTMFQEVFQEPPHYELCTLRSGAATSADLAELAEDFESYHKLRCASSRCVHEHHCGSSQLSSNKGSRTNLSAREATAAILTDLPPQPMRTLPPQTNRRNILVMRHTYSQEAADACDLDDDLEEVPTTSHRLSRHEKAVQRFCLIGSLNKHESEYNTTRV, from the exons ATGACT TCTGTTTTATAtcctattttatttctttttttttcagatcctgACTTTAAAGACATAGGAGTCCCCAAACCTCTTCCCT TTTGTGAATTCGAGATGGGAGGACCTGAAGGCATCATTGAATCACAGCAGATCACCAAAGACGGCAAAGCCTTGCAGACCGAGGCAGTGGACTGCAAGTGGTACATCCGTGCCCCTCCTCGCTCCAAG atctaCTTGCGTATCCTAGACTACGAGATGCAGAACTCCAATGAGTGTAAACGTAATTTTGTGGCAGTGTACGACGGCAGCAGCTCGGTGGAAGACCTGAGGAATAAATTCTGCAGCACGGTGGCCAACGACATCATGCTGGTGTCCGGGCTGGGCGTGGTCCGCATGTGGGCCGACGAGGGCAGCCGAAAGAGCCGCTTCCGGATACTCTTCACTACTTTCCAAGAGC CTCCCTGTGAGGCAGATACTTTCTTTTGCCACAGTAACATGTGTATCAACAACACACTGGTGTGCAACGGAGTCCAGAACTGCGTCTACCCTTGGGACGAAAACCACTGCAAAG AAAAGCGGAAAGCCAACATCCTGGACAACCTCAACAACACCAACGGCACCATCATCGGCGTAACCTGCTGCATTGTACTGATCCTACTCGTCATATCGGTGATCGTCCAAATCAAGCAGCCGCGGAAGAAGTACATCCTGAGGCGGGAGGACTATGACCCCACCATGTTCCAGGAGGTGTTCCAGGAGCCGCCGCATTACGAGCTCTGCACCCTCCGCAGCGGGGCAGCCACCTCCGCGGACCTGGCCGAGCTGGCCGAGGACTTTGAGAGCTACCACAAGCTCCGGTGCGCCTCCTCGCGCTGCGTCCATGAGCATCACTGCGGCTCCTCGCAGCTGTCCAGCAACAAGGGCAGCCGCACCAACCTGAGCGCCCGTGAGGCGACGGCCGCCATCCTGACAGACCTCCCACCGCAGCCCATGCGGACGCTTCCTCCCCAAACCAACCGCAGGAACATTCTGGTAATGAGACACACCTATTCACAAGAAGCCGCGGATGCCTGTGACCTGGACGATGACCTGGAGGAAGTGCCCACCACCAGCCACAGGCTGTCCAGACACGAGAAAGCAGTGCAGCG GTTCTGCCTCATTGGGTCTCTAAACAAACATGAATCTGAGTACAACACAACTAGGGTGTAA